The Theileria orientalis strain Shintoku DNA, chromosome 2, complete genome genome has a window encoding:
- a CDS encoding uncharacterized protein (protein of unknown function DUF699, ATPase putative domain containing protein) — MKKKVSGDIRALVEHCVKTNERCIFFIVGDKSRFQVANLHYLLQRLVGKKPNVLWCYKKSLEVSSHQRKRQKLANKLAKKGLYDENTESPYELFLRTTDIKYVYYRDSQKVLGQTFSVLVLQDFEALTPNVLCRTIETVEGGGMICILLRTMESLEDLYNITMDAHSKLCSYKHDKVEPRFVRRFVLSLSSSKNTMVVDDELNILPICKGGLTEVDKRDPRKKLNKLISKLTSEEYAHENYYVLKKLSSLAVTYSQLKALIALLNVILEGVDRKIVTLLSDRGRGKSATIGLFLSSALHLDFRNILIVAPNVENVATLFEFLQKGLKSLGVEEHVGYTLVRTEGYASYLKLNRRNSGVKFMRSTDIKNADEFVKMFSWDILIIEEAASIPMPIVDTLCSKGIVIISSTTGGYEGTGRSISLKLVQKFKKTLSESMLSEVVLKQPIRYAKNDPIEAWLNKLLCLNTSKDEEVDAVKGDIQVPQKCKFLLVNRNLLFSHHPYTENFLKKLTYTLSSSHYRNSPDDLLLLSDAPAHKIMVLAYVKTSEKTDHRSAREDGVNHGQSRQNVKDKDSEEEEAEEEEDDGLKIMCVLHVALEGSIGKEAVKKAVTRGLKPSGDLIPWTVTQHFCTDNFSQLNGIRIVRIAVPQNLQSLGYGSETIRRLLKYRNLVASVKEDQDTLLTNLDELALEDEYETMPENVYENMGAAYENMNQIHYVGTCFGVSAGLVKFWKRLGFSAVYMRQVPNEATGEFSAIMLYNTSKRKDQLEDAKGGGGRGHRGEDWLEPFTKDFSQRMLALSASCFRHLKCTTILSLLSGQKHVYSTSQVQESASDQAEEGEVPSEDKAFILSLMNSHDFGRLERYGKQLAEFTIVTDLIPKIAFLYFTGRLKVKISFLQSCILLALGCQHKSVNEVTEELKMPLNQVMALLQKAVVRFSKFFNTLETSMNDNGP, encoded by the exons atgaagaagaaggttTCGGGAGATATTCGTGCTCTAGTTGAGCATTGCGTAAAGACCAACGAGAGATGCATATTCTTTATAGTTGGAGATAAAAGTAGATTCCAAGTGGcaaatttacattatttgCTACAGAGATTGGTAGGAAAGAAGCCAAACGTACTATGGtgttataaaaaatcatTAGAAGTGTCATCGCATCAGAGAAAGAGACAAAAGTTAGCAAATAAATTGGCGAAAAAAGGGTTATACGATGAAAACACAGAATCACCGTATGAACTGTTTTTAAGAACGACAGATATAAAATACGTATACTACAGAGATTCACAAAAAGTACTTGGGCAAACATTTAGCGTATTAGTGTTACAG gatTTTGAAGCACTAACACCGAACGTGCTCTGTAGAACAATAGAGACAGtggaaggaggaggaatgATATGTATATTGCTGAGAACAATGGAATCgctggaggacctgtaTAACATCACGATGGACGCACACTCGAAGCTGTGCTCATACAAGCACGACAAGGTGGAGCCGAGGTTTGTGAGAAGGTTTGTGCTGTCACTGTCAAGTTCGAAGAACACAATGGTGGTGGACGACGAGTTGAACATACTGCCGATATGCAAAGGAGGGCTGACGGAAGTGGACAAGAGAGACCCgaggaagaagctgaacaaGCTGATAAGTAAGCTGACAAGCGAGGAGTATGCGCATGAAAATTACTACGTATTGAAGAAGCTGTCGAGTTTAGCAGTGACATATAGCCAGCTGAAGGCACTGATAGCACTGCTTAACGTGATCCTGGAAGGAGTGGATAGGAAGATAGTGACGCTGCTGAGCGAcagaggaagaggaaagtCAGCAACAATAGGTCTCTTCCTGTCATCAGCACTGCACCTGGACTTCAGAAACATACTGATAGTGGCGCCGAACGTGGAGAACGTGGCGACGCTATTCGAGTTCCTGCAGAAGGGACTGAAGAGCCTGGGAGTGGAGGAGCACGTAGGGTACACGCTGGTGAGGACGGAAGGGTACGCAAGTTACCTGAAGCTTAACAGAAGAAACAGCGGAGTTAAGTTTATGCGCTCGACGGACATAAAGAACGCGGACGAGTTCGTAAAGATGTTCTCATGGGACATCCTGATCATAGAGGAGGCGGCGTCAATACCAATGCCGATAGTTGACACACTGTGCTCGAAGGGAATAGTGATCATATCATCGACAACGGGAGGATACGAAGGAACGGGAAGGTCAATAtcgctgaagctggtgcaGAAGTTTAAGAAGACGCTGAGCGAAAGCATGCTCTCGGAGGTGGTGCTGAAGCAGCCAATAAGGTACGCGAAGAACGACCCAATAGAAGCCTGGCTGAACAAGCTGCTGTGCCTGAACACGTcgaaggacgaggaggtcGACGCAGTGAAGGGGGACATCCAGGTGCCGCAGAAGTGCAAGTTCCTGCTAGTGAACAGGAACCTGCTCTTCTCGCACCACCCGTACACGGAAAATttcctgaagaagctgacgTACACGCTGTCGTCGTCGCACTACAGGAACTCGCCGGACGACCTGTTGCTGCTGTCAGACGCGCCGGCGCACAAAATCATGGTGCTGGCGTACGTGAAGACGTCGGAGAAGACTGACCACAGGTCTGCGAGAGAGGATGGAGTGAATCACGGCCAATCTAGACAAAATG TTAAGGATAAGGACtcggaagaggaggaagcggaagaggaggaagatgacGGGCTGAAGATTATGTGCGTACTTCACGTTGCGTTGGAAGGGTCGATAGGAAAGGAAGCAGTGAAAAAGGCAGTGACGAGAGGACTGAAGCCATCAGGAGACCTGATACCGTGGACAGTGACGCAGCACTTCTGCACGGACAACTTCAGCCAACTAAACGGAATAAGAATAGTGAGGATAGCAGTGCCGCAAAACCTGCAGAGCCTGGGTTACGGCTCGGAAACGATAAGGCGGCTGCTCAAGTACAGGAACCTGGTGGCGTCGGTGAAGGAGGACCAGGACACGCTGCTGACGAACCTGGACGAGTTGGCATTGGAAGACGAGTATGAAACGATGCCGGAGAACGTCTACGAAAACATGGGAGCCGCCTACGAGAACATGAACCAGATCCACTACGTGGGCACGTGCTTCGGAGTGAGCGCTGGGCTTGTTAAGTTCTGGAAGAGGCTGGGCTTCAGCGCAGTGTACATGAGGCAGGTGCCGAACGAAGCCACAGGGGAGTTTTCAGCAATCATGCTCTACAACACGTCGAAGCGGAAGGATCAGTTGGAGGACGCAAAGGGCGGCGGCGGAAGGGGGCACCGGGGTGAAGACTGGCTCGAGCCGTTCACAAAGGACTTCAGCCAGAGGATGCTGGCGCTGTCGGCGAGCTGCTTCAGGCACCTGAAGTGCACGACGATACTGTCACTGCTGAGCGGACAGAAGCACGTGTATAGCACGAGCCAGGTTCAAGAATCGGCCTCAGACCAGGCAGAGGAGGGGGAGGTGCCGAGTGAGGACAAAGCCTTCATATTATCGCTCATG AATTCGCACGATTTCGGGAGGCTGGAGCGCTACGGGAAGCAGCTGGCGGAGTTCACAATAGTCACGGACCTGATACCGAAGATAGCATTCCTCTACTTCACAGGGAGGCTGAAGGTTAAGATATCGTTCCTGCAATCGTGCATACTGCTGGCGCTAGGGTGTCAGCACAAATCAG TCAATGAGGTGacggaggagctgaagatgCCGCTGAACCAAGTGATGGCTCTGCTCCAGAAGGCAGTGGTAAGGTTTTCTAAATTTTTCAACACCCTGGAGACCAGCATGAACGACAACGGGCCATAG